One stretch of Qipengyuania gelatinilytica DNA includes these proteins:
- a CDS encoding DUF4126 domain-containing protein, with protein sequence MGIMEIIGVAGSVSLLAGWRLYLSIVATGLAMRLDAIPIPEHLQSLDVLANPWIMGIAAIAAVAEFFADKVMWLDSAWDAIHTFVRPLGGALLALAIIDPADPATQVVAFLLGGGAALTAHAGKAGARGVVNASPEPVSNIAVSSVEDVATIGLLYLAYEFPVAAGVIALVLLGFVIWLIWLARKLVRGFFRRGNKAEPPPG encoded by the coding sequence ATGGGCATCATGGAAATCATCGGGGTAGCCGGAAGTGTCAGCCTGCTGGCGGGCTGGCGGCTCTACCTGAGCATCGTCGCCACCGGTCTCGCCATGCGGCTCGATGCCATTCCGATTCCCGAACACCTCCAGAGCCTAGATGTGCTCGCCAATCCGTGGATCATGGGTATCGCGGCGATTGCTGCCGTGGCGGAATTCTTCGCCGACAAGGTGATGTGGCTCGATAGCGCATGGGATGCGATCCACACCTTCGTGCGTCCCCTCGGGGGTGCGCTACTCGCGCTGGCGATCATCGATCCGGCCGATCCGGCAACGCAGGTCGTGGCCTTCCTTCTCGGCGGCGGCGCGGCCCTGACGGCGCATGCTGGCAAGGCCGGCGCGCGCGGTGTCGTGAATGCCAGCCCCGAGCCGGTCAGTAATATCGCCGTCTCATCGGTCGAGGATGTGGCGACCATCGGCCTGCTCTACCTCGCCTATGAATTTCCGGTGGCCGCAGGCGTCATCGCGCTGGTCCTGCTAGGCTTCGTGATCTGGCTGATCTGGCTGGCGCGCAAGCTGGTGCGCGGGTTCTTCCGGCGCGGGAACAAGGCAGAGCCTCCACCCGGCTGA
- a CDS encoding GIN domain-containing protein — translation MPFSFKPLLACCAASLALAGCSHTYNSHDANWVGERTVGSGTIAQEEREVEAADTLVLSAPVNVVLTMGEPSLTVEADDNLLDFIIVEQDGGRLTILAEGTYTTRNPFNVYLSLPSLARIESPSAGDIEIQGWAAEGFDVESSGSGDITFEGSLGSLKALARGSGDIDFSNSAIGSVDADANGSGDIAFGPVGNLDARVSGSGDIIASEVGNLTAWNNGSGDILYLSAKNVEILNHTGSGDIRER, via the coding sequence ATGCCGTTTTCTTTCAAACCCCTGCTCGCCTGCTGCGCCGCCAGCCTCGCATTGGCGGGCTGCAGCCACACCTATAACTCGCACGACGCGAATTGGGTGGGCGAGCGCACGGTCGGCTCCGGCACCATCGCGCAGGAAGAGCGCGAGGTGGAGGCGGCCGATACGCTCGTGCTCTCCGCGCCGGTGAATGTGGTGCTGACGATGGGCGAGCCCTCGCTGACGGTCGAGGCCGATGACAATCTGCTCGATTTCATCATAGTCGAACAGGATGGCGGCAGGCTGACGATCCTTGCTGAAGGCACCTACACCACGCGTAATCCCTTCAACGTCTATCTTTCGCTGCCTTCCCTTGCCCGGATCGAGAGCCCTTCCGCAGGCGATATCGAGATCCAGGGCTGGGCTGCCGAAGGGTTTGATGTCGAAAGCAGTGGCTCGGGTGATATCACCTTCGAAGGCTCGCTCGGCTCGCTCAAGGCGCTCGCCCGCGGATCGGGTGACATCGACTTTTCGAATTCCGCCATCGGCAGCGTCGATGCCGATGCCAACGGCTCGGGCGACATTGCCTTCGGTCCGGTGGGAAATCTCGACGCGCGCGTGAGCGGCTCGGGTGACATCATCGCCTCCGAAGTCGGCAATCTCACCGCGTGGAACAACGGTTCGGGAGACATTCTCTATCTCTCGGCCAAGAACGTCGAAATCCTGAACCACACCGGCTCGGGCGACATCAGGGAGCGCTAG
- the hisC gene encoding histidinol-phosphate transaminase gives MKPWIEKIHAYVPGKSKGADGRELIKLSANENPLGCSEAVLAALAEPAGPARYPDPDSTALRAKIGEVHGIDPERIVCGTGSGECLHGAVQAFAGPGDEVLFSRYSFSLYPLLAHKVGASVVMAEATDYAPDVDKLLAAVTERTRVVLLDNPNNPIGTFLPRAEVERLHKGLPGDVLLVVDQAYAEFLDEGEDDGGMALAAAHDNVLVTRTFAKAYGIAGERVGWATGAPQLVDALNRLRGAFNVTASGQRAALAALADQAFVQTVRDANDAARARFVEQIEALGNSGLRALPSEANFVLVLFEGRLTAEAALAALAQGGYAVRHLPGQGLPHALRITIGTSEQMEQIAAILREAAEAD, from the coding sequence ATGAAACCCTGGATCGAAAAGATCCACGCCTACGTCCCCGGCAAGAGCAAGGGCGCAGACGGCCGCGAGCTCATAAAGCTGTCGGCCAACGAGAACCCGCTTGGATGCAGCGAGGCGGTGCTGGCCGCGCTGGCAGAGCCGGCAGGACCTGCGCGCTATCCCGATCCGGACTCCACGGCATTGCGCGCAAAGATCGGCGAAGTGCATGGGATCGACCCGGAGCGGATCGTCTGCGGAACCGGCTCGGGCGAATGCCTCCACGGCGCAGTGCAGGCCTTTGCCGGGCCGGGCGACGAGGTGCTGTTTTCGCGCTATTCCTTCTCGCTTTATCCTTTGCTCGCTCACAAGGTCGGGGCCAGTGTGGTCATGGCGGAAGCGACCGACTACGCGCCCGATGTCGACAAGCTGCTGGCGGCGGTCACCGAGCGCACCCGCGTGGTCCTGCTCGACAATCCGAACAATCCGATCGGCACCTTCCTGCCGCGTGCCGAGGTGGAACGGCTGCACAAGGGGCTGCCGGGCGACGTGCTGCTGGTTGTGGACCAGGCCTATGCCGAATTCCTGGATGAGGGAGAGGATGACGGCGGCATGGCGCTGGCCGCTGCGCACGACAACGTCCTCGTCACCCGAACCTTTGCCAAGGCGTATGGCATCGCTGGCGAGCGGGTGGGCTGGGCGACCGGTGCGCCGCAGCTGGTGGATGCGCTCAACCGCTTGCGCGGCGCTTTCAACGTGACGGCGAGCGGCCAGCGCGCCGCGCTTGCGGCCCTCGCCGACCAGGCTTTCGTGCAGACTGTGCGCGATGCCAATGATGCCGCGCGCGCGCGGTTCGTCGAGCAGATCGAAGCACTGGGCAATTCGGGTCTGCGCGCCCTGCCGAGCGAGGCCAACTTCGTGCTCGTGCTGTTCGAAGGCAGGCTGACCGCCGAGGCAGCGCTCGCCGCTCTGGCGCAAGGCGGTTACGCAGTGCGCCACCTGCCTGGCCAAGGCTTGCCGCATGCCCTGCGCATCACGATCGGCACGTCGGAGCAGATGGAGCAGATCGCCGCGATCCTGCGGGAAGCCGCCGAAGCCGACTAG
- the metW gene encoding methionine biosynthesis protein MetW, whose amino-acid sequence MSLRADLAAIAEAIAPDTRVLDIGCGDGALLANLRDTKQVDARGMEIDGACVERCVAQGLSVVQGDANRDLADYPDKGFDYTVLSQTLQTATRPDLMLDQLLRVGRQAFVSFPNFAHWRTRSALMFGGKMPVTRAIPVSWYETPNIHHVTVKDFRELAREKGAKIEREWFFSSGKPVTGGTNWRAEFAVFQLSR is encoded by the coding sequence ATGAGCTTGCGTGCAGACCTTGCCGCGATTGCCGAAGCGATCGCGCCCGACACCCGCGTGCTCGACATCGGCTGCGGCGACGGCGCGCTGCTGGCGAACCTTCGCGACACCAAACAGGTCGATGCACGCGGGATGGAAATCGACGGTGCCTGTGTCGAACGCTGCGTGGCGCAGGGGCTTTCGGTGGTTCAGGGCGATGCGAACCGCGACCTTGCCGACTATCCGGACAAGGGCTTCGACTACACCGTGCTGAGCCAGACATTGCAGACTGCGACACGGCCCGACCTGATGCTCGACCAGCTATTGCGGGTGGGGCGGCAGGCCTTCGTCAGCTTTCCCAATTTCGCGCACTGGCGCACCCGTTCCGCGCTGATGTTCGGCGGGAAGATGCCGGTCACAAGGGCCATTCCGGTAAGCTGGTACGAGACGCCCAATATCCACCACGTCACCGTGAAAGACTTCCGCGAACTCGCCCGCGAGAAGGGCGCGAAGATCGAGCGCGAGTGGTTCTTCTCGAGCGGAAAGCCGGTCACCGGCGGGACCAACTGGCGCGCGGAATTCGCCGTCTTCCAGCTCAGCCGCTGA
- the metX gene encoding homoserine O-acetyltransferase MetX, with product MAGASRTLTLAQALPLDGGGELVDATLAYETYGELNEDRSNAILLCHALTGDQYVASEHPVTGKPGWWERMVGAGKPIDTDRYHVICANVIGSCMGSIGPASAASDGKPYAMRFPVITIRDMVRGLVALLDALEIETLHAVVGGSMGGMQALSLAANWPERAARVLVIASTSRHSAQNIAFHELGRQAVMADPRWNQGDYYGGEAPDSGLAVARMAAHITYLSEEALTEKFGRNLQDRDAKSFGFDADFQVESYLRYQGTGFTQRFDANSYLYITRAMDYFDLAEEHGGKLANAFAGTDARFCLVSFDSDWLYPTSESRHVVRALNAAGAAVSFVELSAPHGHDSFLLDVPALDRVVKGFIE from the coding sequence ATGGCCGGGGCATCACGAACACTGACATTGGCGCAAGCGCTGCCGCTCGACGGCGGGGGCGAGCTGGTGGATGCAACGCTCGCGTACGAGACCTATGGCGAGCTCAACGAGGATCGCTCGAACGCCATCCTCCTGTGCCATGCGCTTACCGGCGACCAGTATGTGGCAAGCGAACATCCCGTCACCGGCAAGCCGGGCTGGTGGGAGCGCATGGTCGGAGCCGGCAAGCCGATCGACACGGATCGCTACCACGTCATCTGCGCCAATGTGATCGGCAGCTGCATGGGTTCGATCGGCCCGGCGAGCGCGGCTTCCGATGGCAAGCCCTATGCGATGCGATTTCCGGTCATCACCATCCGCGACATGGTGCGCGGCCTCGTCGCGCTGCTCGATGCGCTCGAGATCGAAACGCTGCATGCGGTGGTCGGGGGATCGATGGGCGGAATGCAGGCGCTGAGCCTTGCAGCGAACTGGCCCGAACGTGCCGCGCGCGTCCTCGTTATCGCCTCGACCAGCCGCCATTCGGCGCAGAACATCGCCTTCCATGAATTGGGGCGCCAAGCGGTGATGGCCGATCCGCGCTGGAACCAGGGCGATTACTACGGCGGTGAAGCACCCGACAGCGGGCTCGCGGTGGCGCGCATGGCGGCGCATATCACCTATCTGTCCGAAGAGGCGCTGACCGAGAAATTCGGCCGCAATCTGCAGGACAGGGACGCCAAGAGCTTCGGCTTCGATGCCGATTTCCAGGTCGAAAGCTACCTTCGCTATCAAGGTACCGGCTTCACGCAGCGGTTCGATGCGAACAGCTATCTCTACATCACCCGCGCGATGGATTATTTCGACCTCGCCGAAGAGCATGGCGGCAAGCTCGCGAATGCCTTTGCAGGAACCGATGCGCGCTTCTGCCTCGTCAGCTTCGACAGCGACTGGCTGTACCCGACCAGCGAAAGCCGCCACGTGGTGCGCGCGCTCAACGCGGCAGGGGCAGCGGTCAGTTTCGTCGAGCTATCCGCGCCGCACGGCCACGACAGCTTCCTGCTCGACGTGCCCGCGCTCGACCGCGTGGTGAAAGGCTTCATCGAATGA
- a CDS encoding DUF5996 family protein: MTQRWPALDFAADGPVIESLHAYLQVVGKLPTRALPWCNHSWHLALRVVPRGFRTYPVEMPGGEAEVIFDCLSSAVAVETSTGFADGFEVTGQSVARFHRQLAELLDLAGVTTDISGAPNEVETAIPFHEDTADRTWDQAVLARIHRAFSDANRVFERFRSGFVGKSSPSHLFWGSFDLAVTRFSGREAPLHPGGFPNLPDRVTREAYSHEVASAGFWLGGGGVEEAAFYAYGYPTPEGFSDARVEPEEASWLADLGEFVLPYEAVRTSDDPEGALMAFLESTYAAVADRGGWPRETLEIPRGAYGKPYDVETLRRS, from the coding sequence ATGACCCAACGCTGGCCCGCGCTCGATTTCGCTGCCGATGGTCCGGTCATCGAAAGCCTGCACGCATACCTGCAGGTCGTCGGGAAGCTGCCCACCCGAGCACTGCCCTGGTGCAACCATAGCTGGCACCTCGCTCTACGCGTCGTACCGCGCGGCTTTCGCACCTACCCCGTCGAAATGCCCGGCGGCGAGGCGGAGGTGATCTTCGATTGTCTGTCGAGTGCAGTTGCTGTCGAGACTTCGACGGGCTTTGCCGACGGCTTCGAAGTGACGGGGCAAAGCGTTGCGCGCTTCCACCGACAGCTTGCCGAATTGCTCGATCTTGCCGGGGTGACGACCGATATCTCTGGCGCGCCCAACGAGGTCGAGACAGCAATCCCGTTCCACGAGGACACTGCCGACCGCACATGGGACCAGGCGGTGCTCGCCCGCATCCACCGCGCCTTCTCCGACGCAAATCGCGTTTTTGAACGGTTCCGGTCGGGCTTCGTCGGCAAGTCGAGCCCGAGCCACCTGTTCTGGGGCAGTTTCGATCTTGCAGTAACGCGTTTCTCCGGCCGCGAGGCGCCGTTGCACCCCGGCGGCTTTCCCAACTTGCCCGACCGCGTGACGCGCGAAGCCTATAGCCACGAGGTCGCCAGTGCCGGTTTCTGGCTGGGTGGCGGAGGCGTCGAGGAGGCTGCTTTCTATGCCTATGGCTATCCGACGCCTGAGGGGTTCTCGGATGCAAGGGTGGAGCCGGAAGAGGCCTCCTGGCTCGCCGACCTCGGCGAATTCGTCCTGCCCTACGAGGCGGTCCGGACTAGCGACGACCCTGAGGGCGCGCTCATGGCGTTCCTCGAGAGCACCTATGCCGCCGTCGCCGACAGGGGCGGCTGGCCGCGCGAGACACTCGAAATCCCGCGCGGCGCATACGGCAAGCCTTACGATGTCGAGACCTTGCGAAGGAGTTGA
- a CDS encoding acetyl-CoA C-acyltransferase — translation MRDAVIVSTARTGMGKAYKGAFNSTPGATLGSYSLKPAIERAGIDAGEVDDVLWGAALQQGAQAGNLARQVALRAGCPIGVSGMTIDRQCSSGLMTIATAAKQVITDRMQIVAAGGQESISLVQTKEMRVMPDPELLNMHGAIYMPMLQTAETVAQRYGISREAQDEYSLQSQQRTAAAQEAGIFDDEIVSVSTTHKVMNKETGEVSDEDVTIAKDEGNRPSTTLEGLASLQPVMGPGTTITAGNASQLSDGSAAVVVMEAKEAEKRGLNPLGRYIGMAVAGTEPDEMGIGPIFAIPKLLERFDMKVEDIDLWELNEAFAVQVLYCRDKLGIDNDKLNVNGGSISIGHPYGMTGARCVGHILREGQRRKAKYGVVTMCVGGGMGAAGLFEIF, via the coding sequence ATGCGTGACGCAGTCATCGTTTCCACCGCCCGTACCGGTATGGGCAAGGCCTACAAGGGCGCTTTCAACTCCACTCCGGGCGCGACGCTCGGCTCCTATTCGCTGAAGCCCGCTATCGAGCGCGCCGGCATCGATGCAGGTGAAGTCGACGACGTTCTGTGGGGCGCCGCGCTCCAGCAGGGCGCGCAGGCAGGCAACCTCGCCCGCCAGGTCGCTTTGCGTGCCGGTTGCCCGATCGGCGTGTCCGGCATGACCATCGACCGCCAGTGCTCCTCGGGCCTGATGACCATTGCTACGGCTGCCAAGCAGGTCATCACCGACCGCATGCAGATCGTTGCCGCCGGTGGCCAGGAATCGATCAGCCTCGTGCAAACCAAGGAAATGCGGGTCATGCCCGATCCCGAACTGCTGAACATGCATGGCGCGATCTACATGCCGATGCTCCAGACGGCAGAGACCGTCGCCCAGCGCTACGGCATCAGCCGCGAAGCGCAGGACGAATATTCGCTCCAGAGCCAGCAGCGTACCGCCGCAGCCCAGGAAGCCGGTATCTTCGACGACGAGATCGTCTCGGTCAGCACCACGCACAAGGTGATGAACAAGGAAACCGGAGAGGTTTCCGACGAGGACGTGACGATCGCCAAGGACGAGGGCAACCGCCCCTCGACCACGCTGGAAGGCCTCGCCTCGCTGCAGCCGGTCATGGGCCCGGGCACTACGATCACGGCCGGTAACGCCAGCCAGCTTTCGGACGGTTCGGCTGCGGTCGTCGTCATGGAAGCCAAGGAAGCCGAAAAGCGCGGCCTCAATCCGCTCGGCCGCTACATCGGCATGGCGGTTGCCGGTACCGAGCCCGACGAAATGGGCATCGGCCCGATCTTCGCGATCCCCAAGCTGCTCGAACGCTTCGACATGAAGGTCGAGGACATCGACCTGTGGGAGCTGAACGAAGCCTTCGCCGTGCAGGTGCTTTACTGCCGCGACAAGCTGGGCATCGATAACGACAAGCTCAACGTCAACGGCGGCTCGATCTCGATCGGCCATCCTTACGGCATGACCGGCGCACGCTGCGTCGGCCACATCCTGCGCGAAGGCCAGCGCCGCAAGGCGAAGTATGGCGTCGTCACCATGTGTGTCGGCGGCGGCATGGGCGCAGCGGGCCTGTTCGAGATCTTCTAG
- a CDS encoding YdcF family protein yields the protein MILRFFAALFLIYAFGFLAFAVSLPAPAAKTETDAVIVLTGGAGRIDRGIEVVESGLAKEMFVSGVDPEVKPAEFAEQFEVSRRTMNCCVTLGYLAVDTRSNAGEVAEWLKEKEFTSVRLVTTDWHMARAYSEVSGSLPEGTTIVRDAVVSHPDLGTLFLEYNKLLASEISQGLPD from the coding sequence CGCCTTCGGCTTCCTTGCCTTTGCGGTGTCGCTGCCCGCGCCTGCAGCCAAGACCGAGACCGATGCGGTCATCGTCCTGACCGGCGGAGCGGGCCGGATCGACCGCGGGATCGAAGTGGTCGAAAGCGGCCTCGCCAAGGAAATGTTCGTCTCCGGCGTCGATCCGGAAGTGAAGCCGGCCGAATTTGCCGAACAGTTCGAAGTCTCGCGCCGCACGATGAACTGCTGTGTCACGCTGGGATACCTCGCGGTCGATACGCGCAGCAATGCCGGTGAAGTTGCGGAGTGGTTGAAGGAGAAGGAATTCACCTCGGTCCGCCTCGTGACGACCGACTGGCACATGGCGCGCGCCTATTCCGAAGTGTCGGGATCGCTGCCCGAAGGCACGACCATCGTGAGGGACGCCGTAGTCTCGCACCCCGACCTCGGCACGCTCTTCCTCGAATACAACAAGCTCCTCGCTTCCGAGATCTCGCAGGGGCTGCCGGACTGA
- a CDS encoding MaoC family dehydratase, translated as MTPQDVAAKVGEQVGTSEWVEMTQERINQFADATGDHQFIHINEEAAKMTPFGGTIAHGFLTLSMIPYLTANSDVPRVDGIKMAVNYGGNKTRFINPVRSGKRIRGHWKMLEMTEKRPGQWQQTMEITIEIEGEDKPALICEWMTMYFV; from the coding sequence ATGACCCCCCAGGACGTAGCAGCCAAGGTAGGCGAACAGGTCGGCACCAGCGAATGGGTCGAAATGACGCAGGAGCGGATCAACCAGTTCGCCGATGCGACCGGCGATCACCAGTTCATCCATATCAATGAAGAAGCCGCCAAGATGACGCCGTTCGGCGGCACGATCGCCCACGGCTTCCTGACCCTGTCGATGATCCCCTACCTCACCGCGAACAGCGACGTGCCGCGGGTCGATGGCATCAAGATGGCGGTCAACTACGGTGGCAACAAGACGCGCTTCATCAACCCGGTTCGTTCGGGCAAGCGTATCCGCGGTCACTGGAAGATGCTGGAGATGACCGAGAAGCGTCCCGGCCAGTGGCAGCAGACCATGGAAATCACCATCGAGATCGAAGGCGAGGACAAGCCTGCCCTCATCTGCGAATGGATGACGATGTATTTCGTCTGA
- a CDS encoding lysophospholipid acyltransferase family protein, whose translation MIFLRNIAFYPAFYLGSFLITAASLASAPFSLAAFRRRVRNWGQWQRWCLKHIIGADVVIEGEPHGEPALYAIKHESFFEAIDAPNLLDCPSVFAKQELFSIPGWGRAALAYGLIPVARDKGAKMLMGMIRSAKAMVADGRPLVIFPEGTRVPHGERRPLQAGFAGLYKVLGLSVIPVAVESGPVYHRWLKRPGTITYRFGEPIPPGLPREEIESRVLDAINALND comes from the coding sequence ATGATCTTTCTGCGCAATATCGCTTTCTATCCGGCGTTCTACCTCGGCTCCTTCCTGATCACCGCAGCTTCTTTGGCCAGCGCGCCCTTCTCGCTGGCTGCCTTCCGCCGGCGCGTGCGCAACTGGGGCCAGTGGCAGCGCTGGTGCCTCAAGCATATCATCGGCGCCGATGTCGTCATCGAAGGCGAGCCGCATGGAGAACCTGCTCTCTACGCGATCAAGCACGAGAGTTTCTTTGAGGCGATCGATGCGCCGAACCTGCTCGATTGCCCTTCGGTCTTCGCCAAGCAGGAGCTGTTCTCGATCCCCGGATGGGGCCGCGCCGCGCTTGCCTATGGCCTGATCCCGGTGGCACGCGACAAGGGCGCCAAGATGCTGATGGGCATGATCCGCAGCGCCAAGGCAATGGTGGCCGATGGCCGCCCGCTGGTGATTTTCCCCGAAGGCACGCGCGTGCCCCATGGCGAGCGGCGGCCGCTGCAGGCAGGGTTTGCCGGGCTCTACAAGGTGCTCGGCCTGTCCGTGATTCCGGTCGCGGTCGAGAGCGGCCCGGTCTATCATCGCTGGCTCAAGCGTCCGGGCACCATCACCTACCGGTTTGGCGAACCGATCCCGCCCGGCCTCCCGCGTGAGGAAATCGAGAGCCGCGTGCTCGACGCCATCAATGCCTTGAACGACTAG